A single window of [Clostridium] hylemonae DSM 15053 DNA harbors:
- a CDS encoding spore maturation protein, which produces MRLFMYISDFIVPLVIFGIVSYGVLMKVNVYDTFVKGAKSGFFTVIKIMPTLIGLMVAVGILRASGFLGFMSGIIGKATEYIGFPGELVPLTVVKMFSSSAATGLLLDAFKEYGTDSYIGLIASISMSCTETIFYTMSVYYMTAKVTKTRYTLSGAMFATFAGLVASVVLAGMMG; this is translated from the coding sequence ATGCGGTTATTCATGTATATATCGGACTTCATTGTCCCCCTTGTGATCTTCGGCATTGTGAGTTATGGAGTGCTGATGAAGGTAAATGTCTATGATACATTCGTTAAGGGAGCCAAAAGTGGGTTTTTTACAGTGATCAAGATCATGCCGACACTGATCGGTCTCATGGTGGCGGTTGGGATCCTGCGGGCGTCCGGGTTCCTCGGCTTCATGTCCGGGATCATCGGAAAGGCTACTGAATACATAGGTTTCCCCGGGGAGCTCGTCCCTCTCACCGTGGTAAAGATGTTCTCATCTTCCGCGGCCACCGGCCTGCTGCTCGATGCATTCAAGGAATACGGAACAGATTCCTATATCGGACTCATAGCCTCTATCAGCATGTCATGTACAGAGACGATATTCTATACGATGAGCGTCTACTATATGACGGCAAAAGTGACAAAGACGAGATATACACTGTCCGGCGCCATGTTCGCCACCTTCGCCGGCCTCGTGGCCAGCGTCGTACTGGCAGGAATGATGGGGTAG
- a CDS encoding dicarboxylate/amino acid:cation symporter, whose translation MNTQKEKKKVSLTVWILAALILGIAAGLLLQKNSDIAETYIKPLGTIFLNLVKMVVVPVVLFSIMQGVISLQDIRKVGSIGGKTVLFYMCTTAFAVTLGLVIANVLNVGSGYTLSSESLEAFEGVSETPSFIDTIVNIFPSNAIQPLAEATMLQIIVIALFFGFGIILAGEKGKMAGAVVESFSEVCIKVMGVIIKLSPIGVFGLITPVIATNGMAILLPLMKLIGVVYLVCLVHMVLVYSSLVKAMARMNPLTFFKGMGEAMIFAFSSASSVGTLPFNMECTQKLGARKEISSFVLPLGATINMDGTAIYQGVSVIFISQIFGMNLTLSQQITIILTATLASIGTAGVPGSGVIMLAMVLQSVGLPLEGIALVAGVDRILDMARTTVNITGDAACTICVDASEKRRELKKGAALGGNG comes from the coding sequence TTGAATACACAGAAAGAAAAGAAAAAGGTCTCGCTGACCGTATGGATACTGGCCGCGCTTATACTGGGGATCGCAGCAGGCCTGCTGCTTCAGAAAAACAGTGATATTGCCGAGACGTATATTAAACCGCTCGGTACGATATTTTTGAATCTTGTTAAGATGGTAGTAGTTCCTGTCGTGCTGTTTTCGATCATGCAGGGTGTTATATCCCTTCAGGACATCAGGAAGGTGGGATCCATCGGAGGCAAGACTGTCCTGTTCTATATGTGCACGACCGCATTTGCGGTAACGCTCGGACTTGTGATCGCCAATGTGCTCAATGTTGGGAGCGGATATACGCTTTCCTCGGAATCGCTGGAGGCGTTTGAAGGCGTGTCGGAGACGCCGTCTTTTATCGACACGATCGTGAACATTTTCCCATCCAATGCCATTCAGCCTCTGGCGGAGGCCACGATGCTGCAGATTATCGTGATCGCGCTGTTTTTCGGCTTCGGCATTATACTGGCCGGGGAAAAGGGGAAGATGGCCGGAGCAGTTGTGGAGAGTTTCTCCGAGGTATGCATCAAAGTGATGGGCGTTATCATCAAACTTTCGCCTATCGGCGTATTCGGGCTGATCACTCCGGTAATTGCCACGAACGGCATGGCTATCCTGCTGCCACTGATGAAATTGATCGGCGTTGTCTATCTCGTATGTCTTGTCCATATGGTGCTCGTCTATTCCAGCCTTGTGAAGGCCATGGCGCGGATGAATCCGCTCACGTTCTTTAAGGGGATGGGCGAGGCCATGATCTTTGCGTTTTCCAGCGCAAGCAGTGTGGGGACGCTGCCGTTTAACATGGAGTGCACACAGAAGCTGGGGGCAAGAAAAGAGATATCAAGCTTCGTACTTCCGCTCGGTGCCACGATCAATATGGACGGAACCGCTATTTACCAGGGAGTAAGTGTCATCTTTATCTCTCAGATCTTTGGCATGAATCTCACGCTCTCCCAGCAGATCACCATTATCCTGACTGCTACGCTGGCATCGATCGGAACGGCGGGCGTTCCGGGTTCCGGCGTCATCATGCTTGCAATGGTACTGCAGAGCGTAGGGCTTCCGCTTGAGGGCATTGCGCTCGTTGCGGGCGTAGACCGTATCCTGGATATGGCCAGGACTACCGTCAACATCACAGGCGACGCGGCATGTACGATATGTGTGGATGCGTCTGAGAAGAGACGTGAGCTGAAGAAAGGTGCCGCCCTTGGCGGCAACGGATAG
- a CDS encoding 5-bromo-4-chloroindolyl phosphate hydrolysis family protein, with the protein MTNWDWERFGDDIRRTVQDAVDSRNFDKLNQTINDTIYQAVDGIGKGVRSAGDAVDRSMQDMARRRGQTRYGRMRRDRPYPGQYSRPESDTYDVHTEQVPALYVRTGGAKAGAVIMAAVGYVLGGVLLVGLPLSLLRELAGGSFNMVFQLLFGAGVIVLAGSAVLAAAGHHILGKVKRFNAYIKGMEGREYGDIKALAEQVKKPPKYVARDLEKMIRKGWFRQGHLDRQRTCLMVTHRAYSQYEELMEHTEELKRQEQERKAQKEETAEHMDPQIREIVRTGDEYIKKIHECNDAIPGAEISYKISRMETLVDRIFDRVEQNPGCVPEIRRLMEYYLPTTVKLLEAYEELDAQPVQGENILSSKQEIEKTLDTLNAAFEKLLDSLFQDTAWDVSSDISVLKTMLAQEGLTKDDF; encoded by the coding sequence ATGACAAACTGGGATTGGGAAAGATTCGGGGATGATATCCGCAGGACGGTTCAGGATGCGGTGGATTCCAGAAATTTTGATAAATTAAATCAGACGATCAACGATACGATATACCAGGCGGTGGACGGTATCGGAAAGGGTGTGCGAAGCGCGGGGGATGCCGTGGACAGAAGCATGCAGGATATGGCGCGCCGCAGAGGGCAGACCCGGTACGGCAGAATGCGCCGGGACCGTCCGTATCCGGGACAGTACAGCCGCCCGGAAAGCGACACGTATGACGTTCACACGGAGCAGGTGCCTGCGCTCTATGTAAGGACAGGCGGAGCAAAGGCCGGCGCAGTCATTATGGCAGCAGTGGGTTATGTGCTCGGCGGCGTCCTTCTGGTCGGGCTTCCGCTTTCGCTGCTCAGAGAGCTGGCTGGCGGCAGTTTTAATATGGTATTTCAGCTGCTTTTCGGGGCGGGTGTGATCGTGCTGGCGGGAAGTGCGGTGCTGGCGGCGGCCGGACACCATATCCTCGGTAAAGTAAAGCGTTTCAATGCTTATATAAAGGGGATGGAGGGCAGAGAATACGGGGACATAAAAGCGCTGGCAGAACAGGTTAAGAAGCCGCCGAAGTACGTGGCCAGAGATCTGGAAAAAATGATCCGGAAGGGCTGGTTCCGGCAGGGACATCTCGACAGACAGCGGACATGCCTCATGGTGACGCACCGTGCATACAGCCAGTATGAGGAACTCATGGAGCACACGGAGGAACTGAAGCGTCAGGAGCAGGAGCGGAAGGCACAAAAGGAAGAGACGGCTGAACATATGGACCCGCAGATAAGGGAGATCGTCCGCACCGGCGATGAGTATATAAAGAAGATCCACGAGTGTAATGATGCGATCCCGGGGGCGGAGATTTCTTATAAAATATCCCGGATGGAGACGCTGGTGGACCGGATATTTGACCGGGTGGAGCAAAATCCGGGCTGTGTGCCTGAGATCCGCAGACTGATGGAATATTACCTTCCGACAACGGTGAAGCTTCTGGAGGCGTATGAGGAGCTGGATGCCCAGCCGGTGCAGGGAGAGAATATTCTGTCTTCCAAACAGGAGATCGAAAAGACGCTGGACACACTGAACGCTGCGTTTGAAAAGCTGCTGGACAGCCTGTTTCAGGATACGGCGTGGGATGTGTCATCTGATATATCTGTGCTGAAGACGATGCTGGCGCAGGAGGGGCTGACGAAGGACGATTTTTAA
- a CDS encoding diaminopimelate dehydrogenase gives MDKIRIGIVGYGNIGKGVELAVARNEDMELKAVFTRRNPADVKIETESADVKHMDDLASMKDEIDVIVLCGGSATDLPVMGPEIVKNFNTIDSFDTHARIPEYFENVDKAAKDGGNVGIISVGWDPGMFSLNRLYAESILVQGSTYTFWGKGVSQGHSDAIRRIEGVKNAIQYTVPVDKAVERVRSGEALELTTREKHLRDCYVVPEEGADLQEIERTIKTMPNYFDDYDTTVTFITEAELKQNHSSMPHGGFVIRSGETGTEGSRHIIEYSLKLDSNPEFTASVLVCYARAAYRLSKNGESGAKTVFDIPPALLSMKTPEQLRAELL, from the coding sequence ATGGATAAAATCAGAATTGGTATTGTTGGCTACGGCAACATAGGAAAAGGTGTTGAACTTGCGGTGGCCCGCAATGAAGACATGGAGCTTAAGGCTGTCTTTACGAGAAGAAACCCGGCAGACGTCAAGATCGAGACAGAATCGGCAGATGTGAAGCATATGGATGACCTGGCTTCCATGAAGGATGAGATCGATGTTATCGTCCTCTGCGGGGGTTCTGCCACAGACCTGCCAGTTATGGGACCGGAAATTGTGAAAAACTTTAACACGATTGACAGTTTTGATACGCATGCCAGAATTCCGGAATATTTTGAAAATGTGGATAAGGCGGCAAAAGATGGTGGAAATGTGGGGATTATCTCTGTCGGCTGGGATCCGGGAATGTTTTCACTTAACCGGTTATACGCGGAGTCTATTCTCGTGCAGGGAAGTACATACACCTTTTGGGGAAAAGGCGTAAGCCAGGGACATTCCGACGCGATCCGACGCATAGAAGGTGTGAAGAACGCAATTCAATACACCGTACCTGTGGATAAAGCTGTGGAAAGAGTAAGAAGCGGAGAGGCTCTGGAACTTACAACGAGAGAAAAACACCTGCGTGACTGCTATGTCGTGCCGGAGGAAGGCGCAGATCTTCAGGAGATCGAGCGAACGATCAAGACAATGCCGAATTATTTCGACGATTATGATACAACCGTTACCTTTATCACAGAGGCAGAATTAAAGCAAAATCACAGCAGCATGCCTCACGGCGGGTTCGTCATCCGCAGCGGAGAGACCGGAACAGAAGGAAGCCGGCACATTATCGAGTATTCTCTCAAGCTGGATTCAAACCCGGAGTTTACAGCCAGCGTGCTCGTATGCTATGCAAGAGCGGCTTACCGTCTTTCAAAAAATGGAGAAAGCGGTGCAAAAACAGTATTCGATATCCCGCCGGCATTATTATCCATGAAGACGCCGGAGCAGTTAAGGGCAGAACTCTTGTAA
- a CDS encoding MATE family efflux transporter, which yields MNSKNDFGQGSVAGNIMRLAIPMTLAQLINVLYNVVDRVYIGHIPHTSTEALTGIGLTLPVITIITAFANLFGMGGAPLFSMARGRGDRERARKIMANSLSMLLLSGILLMALCYIFKRPLLYLFGASDVTFPYANSYLTVYLCGTLFVMTSLGMNNFINAQGFGVTGMLTVSIGAVLNLLLDPLFIFVLHMGVQGAAAATVISQFVSAVWVFCFLTGQKAVIRITGKYMRPEAALVKEITGLGLSGFIMAVTNGSVQIMCNAALQRYGGDLYVGIMTVINSVREIVTMPVNGLSSGAQPVMSYNYGAEKYDRVRSAIRFSTICSILFSTTAWALSFFFPHFFIHLFSSESELIREGVPAMRIYFFGIFMMALQFAGQSVFVALGRSKQAVFFSLFRKAVIVIPLTLLLPALGGLGTDGVFLAEPVSNFIGGTACFVTMMLTVWPALRKSQT from the coding sequence ATGAACAGTAAAAATGATTTCGGACAGGGAAGCGTAGCGGGAAATATTATGAGGCTTGCCATTCCCATGACACTGGCCCAGCTCATCAATGTACTGTACAATGTGGTAGACCGCGTCTATATCGGCCATATTCCCCACACCTCAACAGAAGCCCTCACCGGGATCGGGCTTACACTGCCGGTCATCACGATCATTACAGCGTTTGCCAACCTGTTCGGCATGGGAGGGGCCCCGCTGTTTTCCATGGCGCGCGGCCGCGGTGACAGAGAGCGGGCCAGAAAAATCATGGCAAATTCGCTCTCCATGCTGCTCCTCTCCGGAATACTTCTCATGGCCCTCTGCTATATATTTAAGCGCCCCCTATTGTACCTTTTCGGCGCCAGCGATGTCACCTTCCCCTACGCGAACTCTTATCTGACCGTTTATCTGTGCGGCACCCTCTTCGTCATGACAAGCCTTGGGATGAACAACTTCATCAACGCGCAGGGCTTCGGGGTCACCGGCATGCTGACCGTTTCCATCGGCGCTGTGCTGAACCTGCTTCTCGACCCTCTGTTCATCTTTGTCCTCCATATGGGCGTACAGGGAGCGGCCGCAGCCACCGTAATCTCCCAGTTCGTCTCTGCAGTCTGGGTCTTTTGCTTTCTCACAGGCCAAAAGGCCGTCATACGCATTACAGGAAAATATATGAGACCGGAGGCGGCACTTGTAAAAGAAATCACAGGCCTTGGACTGTCCGGCTTTATCATGGCTGTCACAAACGGCTCTGTGCAGATCATGTGCAACGCAGCCTTACAGCGCTACGGAGGTGACCTGTACGTGGGGATCATGACCGTGATCAATTCCGTGCGGGAGATCGTCACCATGCCCGTAAACGGACTGTCAAGCGGCGCCCAGCCGGTCATGAGCTACAATTACGGCGCAGAAAAATATGACAGGGTGCGCTCAGCCATCCGCTTTTCCACCATATGTTCCATCCTGTTTTCCACCACCGCATGGGCTCTGAGCTTCTTTTTTCCACACTTTTTCATCCATCTGTTCAGCAGTGAATCTGAGCTGATAAGGGAAGGCGTCCCTGCAATGCGCATCTACTTCTTCGGCATCTTCATGATGGCGCTGCAGTTCGCGGGTCAGTCTGTCTTCGTGGCGCTCGGCAGATCAAAGCAGGCTGTCTTCTTTTCCCTGTTCAGAAAAGCCGTCATCGTCATCCCCCTCACACTTCTGCTTCCCGCTCTCGGCGGACTGGGCACCGACGGCGTGTTCCTGGCGGAACCAGTCTCCAACTTTATCGGGGGAACCGCCTGCTTCGTAACAATGATGCTGACCGTCTGGCCGGCGCTTCGCAAGTCCCAGACATAA
- a CDS encoding DUF885 domain-containing protein has protein sequence MRKKISLLLTVTLLFALAALASCSRGSKSADAEFEAYTDNLFCQEVSSNTISLHYTLENPSDYGIDKAPVSFGSCSTDTAAISASAENALASLHAHNRAQLSDKNKLTYDILDNYLSTSLDEAGYVLYDEPLAPLTGTQAQLPVLLSEYQFNSTGDIDTYLTLMTKLPEYFESIIAFEQAKSEKGLFMASYSADDIIDECNAFIKMGDDNYLYSSFTERLDAMKLDKADYDDYVKRNRENMKEYIYPSYKKLADSLKALRTTGKNNNGLCYLPDGRDYYELVVKRETGSSRTVNELKELTQSQILEDLTAMQQILTSSSKETFSNAAPSLEDTDPTSILSNLKSKLKGSFPDPPDVSTEIKYVQKSMEEYLSPAFFMVPAIDSTTNNVIYINQGHMPDDLSLFTTLAHEGYPGHLYQTVYFQNLKPDPIRNLLNFGGYTEGWATYTEMLSYYYALLPKEQAALLQRNTSVILGLYALADMGIHYDGWKLADTVSFFRQYGIEDANTVESIYDLIISDPANYLKYYIGYVEFMELKKEAIDKWGDSFTQENFHKKVLTAGPAPFDILRTYMFQ, from the coding sequence ATGCGTAAAAAAATATCGCTTCTCCTGACCGTCACGCTCCTCTTTGCCCTTGCCGCTCTGGCGTCATGCTCCAGAGGGAGCAAAAGTGCAGATGCAGAATTTGAGGCATACACAGATAACCTGTTCTGTCAGGAAGTTTCCTCCAACACGATCTCTCTTCACTATACACTGGAAAATCCTTCCGATTACGGAATTGACAAGGCGCCGGTCTCCTTCGGCAGCTGCTCGACGGATACCGCCGCCATCAGCGCATCGGCGGAAAATGCCCTCGCATCACTTCACGCCCATAACCGCGCCCAGCTCTCAGATAAAAACAAACTGACCTACGATATACTGGACAATTACCTGAGCACCTCACTTGACGAAGCCGGGTATGTACTGTATGACGAACCGCTGGCTCCGCTTACAGGCACGCAGGCACAGCTTCCGGTACTTCTGTCCGAATACCAGTTTAACAGCACCGGTGATATAGATACTTATCTGACACTTATGACAAAACTGCCGGAATACTTCGAGTCTATCATTGCTTTCGAGCAGGCCAAATCTGAAAAGGGCCTTTTTATGGCCTCCTATTCCGCCGACGACATTATTGATGAATGCAATGCGTTCATCAAAATGGGCGATGACAACTACCTGTACTCTTCCTTCACAGAGCGTCTTGACGCGATGAAGCTTGACAAAGCAGATTATGACGATTATGTGAAACGCAACAGGGAAAATATGAAGGAATACATTTATCCTTCTTATAAAAAGCTGGCCGATTCTCTTAAGGCACTGCGCACGACAGGAAAAAATAACAACGGTCTGTGTTATCTTCCGGACGGACGGGATTACTATGAACTTGTCGTCAAACGGGAAACCGGCTCCAGCCGCACCGTCAACGAACTGAAGGAACTTACCCAGTCACAGATACTGGAAGACCTTACCGCGATGCAGCAAATACTTACCTCCTCTTCCAAGGAGACATTTTCAAATGCAGCACCTTCACTTGAGGACACGGATCCCACATCCATCCTGTCAAATCTGAAATCCAAGCTTAAGGGCAGCTTTCCCGACCCGCCCGACGTCTCCACGGAGATCAAATACGTGCAGAAATCAATGGAAGAATACTTAAGTCCCGCCTTCTTCATGGTGCCGGCCATCGACAGCACTACGAACAACGTTATCTATATCAATCAGGGACATATGCCGGATGACCTTTCGCTGTTTACAACACTGGCACATGAAGGATATCCCGGCCATCTTTACCAGACCGTATATTTTCAGAACCTGAAACCAGATCCGATCCGCAATCTGCTGAACTTCGGCGGCTACACGGAGGGCTGGGCCACATACACGGAAATGCTCAGTTATTATTATGCCCTCCTCCCCAAAGAACAGGCAGCACTCCTGCAGCGCAATACTTCCGTTATATTGGGACTCTATGCACTTGCAGATATGGGAATACACTACGACGGCTGGAAACTGGCAGATACTGTCTCCTTTTTCCGTCAGTACGGTATCGAAGATGCCAATACCGTAGAAAGCATATACGACCTGATCATTTCTGACCCGGCAAACTATCTGAAATACTACATCGGCTACGTAGAATTTATGGAGCTGAAAAAGGAAGCTATCGACAAATGGGGCGATTCTTTTACCCAGGAAAACTTCCACAAGAAAGTGCTTACCGCTGGCCCGGCTCCTTTCGATATACTCCGTACATATATGTTCCAGTAA
- a CDS encoding toxic anion resistance protein, with amino-acid sequence MEKEFEQFQTTPVLTLEPFQEERQTAVPVRQEEAQVFDESILTEEEQKAVDAFAEQIDLTNSSVILQYGVGTQKKMADFSENALENVKTKDLGEVGELLSGVVKELKSFDEEEDKGFFGNIFKKTSNKITAMKAKYARAEDNVNQICKVLENHQVQLLKDVAILDKMYEVNLTYFKELSMYILAGKKKLREVRESRLPELMDKAQRSGLPEDAQAAKDLDSMCNRFEKKIHDLELTRTISIQTAPQIRLVQGNDTLMVEKIQSTIVNTVPLWKSQMVLALGVEHSAQAAAAQREVTDMTNELLRKNAQKLKMATVETAKESERGIVDMETLKITNESLISTLDEVMQIQQNGRLKRREAEQEMMRLESELKEKLLQMG; translated from the coding sequence ATGGAAAAAGAATTTGAACAGTTTCAGACGACCCCGGTTTTGACGCTGGAGCCATTTCAGGAGGAACGGCAGACAGCTGTCCCGGTCCGGCAGGAGGAAGCCCAGGTATTTGACGAAAGTATTTTGACGGAGGAAGAGCAAAAAGCGGTGGATGCTTTTGCGGAACAGATCGATCTGACCAATTCGTCCGTGATCCTCCAGTACGGCGTCGGCACGCAGAAGAAGATGGCAGATTTTTCAGAGAATGCCCTTGAGAATGTAAAGACGAAGGATCTGGGGGAAGTAGGAGAGCTGCTGTCCGGTGTTGTGAAAGAGCTGAAAAGCTTTGACGAGGAAGAAGATAAAGGGTTTTTCGGAAATATTTTCAAGAAGACTTCCAACAAGATAACGGCGATGAAGGCCAAGTATGCCAGGGCGGAGGATAATGTAAACCAGATATGCAAGGTGCTGGAAAATCATCAGGTACAGCTTTTGAAGGATGTTGCGATCCTGGATAAGATGTATGAGGTGAATCTTACTTACTTTAAAGAGCTGTCCATGTATATTCTGGCCGGGAAAAAGAAGCTTCGGGAAGTCAGGGAGAGCAGACTTCCGGAACTGATGGATAAGGCGCAGAGAAGCGGGCTGCCGGAAGATGCCCAGGCGGCAAAGGACCTGGATTCCATGTGCAATCGGTTTGAGAAGAAGATACATGACCTGGAACTGACGAGGACCATCTCTATACAGACAGCGCCGCAGATACGTCTCGTACAGGGCAACGATACGCTCATGGTGGAAAAGATCCAGTCTACTATCGTGAACACGGTTCCGCTCTGGAAGAGCCAGATGGTGCTTGCGCTCGGCGTGGAACATTCTGCCCAGGCGGCTGCCGCCCAGCGGGAAGTGACCGATATGACGAACGAACTGCTCCGGAAGAACGCGCAGAAGCTTAAGATGGCTACCGTGGAGACGGCGAAAGAATCTGAGCGCGGCATCGTAGATATGGAGACGCTTAAGATAACGAATGAATCACTTATATCCACACTGGATGAGGTGATGCAGATACAGCAGAACGGCCGCCTGAAACGCCGGGAGGCGGAGCAGGAGATGATGCGTCTGGAAAGTGAGCTGAAGGAAAAGCTTCTCCAGATGGGATGA